In the Argiope bruennichi chromosome 8, qqArgBrue1.1, whole genome shotgun sequence genome, gaggttcgatcggcaccccaagatgttctggagagtaccttcaatatatttaaggttttctcacacttcttccgtaaatataaaatatgcggaaggaagtTGAGCTTCCGATcgagaatcactcccaaaaaccgtacttcATTCACCACAGGGATTTGAATGTtccgaattttaatatttggatcgagatgaagttttctttttctgcaaaaatgaacACATTGACTCTTATCCGGAGAGAGAGTGTGTCCATTGTTATCACACCAGCCTACCAATTTATCCACGGCGGTTTGCAAATGTTTTTCTACTATATTGATATCACTACCTTGGCAcgagatctgcagatcgtcaacatatagactggcatgtacagatgaaggtaaaattgttaaaatctgaCTAAGATGGATGATGAAaagcgtgacactgaggacacttccttggggaactccctcagcttgaataaaatgatttgaataaaagttgCCTAAACGAACGCGAAATGttcgatgagataaaaagttctttaaaaatatgggaagatttcccctaaaaccaaagttatAAAGTGctgaaagtatgccaaagcgccaagcacggtcataggctttttctatatcgaaaaatatggggacaaggtggttcctcttaACGAATGCGTTGCGgatctgggtttccagtaaaatgaggttgtcaaaggtagagcgacctctacggaaaccactttgcaacgggggaatgcatccttgtttctccaattcgtatatGAGCCGAGCATTGACCATTCGCTCAAATGTTTTGCAAAGGCAACTCGTTAAagcaatcggtctgtagttcagaggattGGAAGATTCTTTTCCAGgttttaacactttaccgaccggccgtcgattaatcgacgttttgttctcagcgcttaccaaccggccgtcgattaatcgacgttttgttctcagcgcttaccaaccggccgtcgattaatcgacgttttgttctcagcgcttaccaaccggtctTCGATTATTCGACGTTTGCTCCCCAGCGCTTACCGACCGGTCGTCGATTAATCGACTTTTGACCGATCTGTGGTGACTACGTTTTCCACCAATTCAGCATAccctgaaaaaaattcagctgtcGTTTTCTCGAGTGCAGCTGAGCGGGCGGTGAAATGGCATAGTATGTTCGAACCgctaccggtcggtaaagtgttaagaTAGGTATAACAATAGCGTCTctccattgtgaagggtacttctgctccttccaaattctgttaaataacagCAACAGGTTGGAAAGGGAAGTAGCATTCAAATGCCGGATCATACTATAAGTAATCCCATCTGGTCCTGGACTGGTATCACGGGCTTGAGATAATGCTGTTTCTAGTTCAAACATCCTAAACTCACAGTTATAAGAATAGGTATTTCTGTCATTAAAATGCAAgggcaaccgttccgcgggattcttaattCTCAGAAAGTTAGGACCATAAGAATCTATTGCGGACacttgtgcaaatgcttggcCAAGAATATTGGCTACTTCTAAAGGGGCAGAATGCATCATATTTCCAGTATTTAAAATAGGAAGTGATGATTCACTATAAATCCCActagcagcctttacctttttcCACAAGGTTTTACTAGAAGTATAGGATGTTATAGAAGAAACGAATGATATCCATGAATTCCTCTGACTTGGACGACGAATGCGTCGAGCTagtgctttggctcttttaaaagcaacaagATTTTCTGTTGTCGGGTACCTTCTGAACTTGTTCCacaattttttctgttgtttgagACTGTCACggcaggcttcattccaccacggtcttcgAAACTTTCGTCGACGTGGGAATGATTTTGGTATTGTGTTATTAGCGGCGTTCATTATGGTGTTAACGACATGTACTACTGCTTCCGAGATGTCTGATGTATTGACCATTGTCTCTGTGATATCTGCCAGTTGCGAAAAAGCAGTCCAGTCCGCCCGCTGGAACAGGAAACGAGGAGGACAAATAGTCACACcaccgctatcagcatgggagacgattataggaaagtgatcgctattataTAAATCGTTGCTAACGGCAAAGGTTAGCAACGGCAGaagctcaggagaacatatggccaagtcaagactgtggaaggtacgtgtgggttcgtggaagtacGTCAATTCGTCGTTATTGAGCAggcagagacagttgttagaaataaactcctcaatctgccgcccacgacAGTTTGTAGTacccgaaccccacaaagtactatgtccgttgaagtCACCTTGCAATataaaaggcgaaggaagctggtccactaagttGTCCAGATCCTGCTGACAGATGGCACCATGTGGCGGTAAGTAAATACAACAGACTGTGACTAATTTCcgtacatgaacttgtacagccacagcctgtagggAAGTTTGTAATTTGAGAGGCGAACTTGGATAGAGATTTGAAGTAAAGATACAAACACCCCCGGAATTGCGAgatcctgtgtctgcatcttttcgTATACAGTTGTAGCCACGTAATTTTATAGGAATGTTTGGTgccaagaaagtttcttgaacacTTATGCagacaggatgaaatttgtttaaaagtgtCTTGATGTCATTTAGTTtggaccgaatgccgcgacaattccaagaaaggaaggtacccattaagaaatttttgttgcTGGTAAAGAATTAGGGACAATGGGTGGAGGTTGCGAGGCATCGcaactcattttaaattcttcatcctCCCCCTCAGATGGATGAAGCGAGATTAATTCGGGACTCTTGGATGCTccaccaaaaatggacgttaagtccttatggacgACACCTTGGTTTGCGAGTCCCAGTGCGACAGATGaacgcaaatttgattttttaaattttgtatttaaatcctTTGCAGACAGGCCACGTTTTGAAAGCTTTAGCTTCAGGGATTTGTtggatttggattttattttgtgCGTTTCAATTTCATTAGTTTCAGGAATACTTATTGTAGAATTTTCTGATTCAGAGTCTGAAATTTTAGGGTTCGGTTTTGTTTTTAGATTGCTTTTTGTACAGTTAGAGCATGAACAGTTTTCACAGAATGGTTTTTGGACAACAGCTGCATAACTTATACCAGGTTTAGGTGTTTGAGACAAAACCTTTCGCCTGGCTTCTGGATAGGatatgttttcttttactttagtTGCTATTATCTGTTTTTCCAGTTGCCAACGTTCACAAGTTCGAGAGAATGATGCATGATTGCCATCGCAGTTTGCGCATTTTTCGGGTGCGCTACACTGCTGACTATCGTGGCCTTTCtcagcacagcgggcgcaagtgagtGACCCGCGGCAGTTGGCTTTCGAGTGACCAAAACGCTGGCAATGAAAACACCGTAATGGATTTGGAATAAAATGTCTAACAGGTAATTTTATGTAGCCGGCATATATAAATTCTGGTATATTTCGGCTATGGAAAGTTAATATAATGTTTGGTGGGAAGTATTTGCTCGTTCCGCCGGATTGAGATTTGTTGTACATTGGTCACTCCTTGGGGTTTTAATTCTTTTGCTATTTCTTCAAGGGGAACATTAAACAATTCCCCACAAGTTATGACacctttagaataatttaaagataagtgCGGACTTACAGTAATTCGGATATCAGCCAaagctttcaatttcattatttgttgggCTTGCTTTTTAGAATTTACTTCAACAAGCAAGTCACCTGAACGCATTTTACGGATTGAAGTGACGTCCCCTATTGTTGCTGCAAACGCCTTCTGTACAAGAAAAGGAGATAcagaattaaaagtttcatttaactcAGAAACACGCTTAATGACAAAGAAAGAATCATGAtacgaattattttttacaaaagattgGACTGtgcgatgcccactgaagggagatttcttggAAGAGCCCATGCGATATTAAAGAAggttcgggtccgacggcaccgcccaccacggagcccaacaagggatggcagccaccggctctagacgtctagcctcggcacttaccatagtgctaatcggttacctatacgctcggagttacccccggggacagtgaccacccttaacgccaagcccaaggagtaaccccttcgcttgatccctagcagactagccactaaggtgactagctaccagccgattgatgcacaggggaccacagtacaccacccgtctttctaatgggtcgccacgcacggccaacacgtggggccttggctgtccatgagaagcaagaagcaaacagagcggcgacagcttctcatggagagctccctcgcttgccgtcgagggatggaagaatcaagcagacagcagaaggcggagaggagagtaaacataaatggagtaaagatccctgggtacctcgggattgggacacccgtactcacctatagtaggtgagcccctgaggggtaagatgcaatagaaattttatttaatggcataatttctttataatatctatcattaaatctttataaattaaaaaaaacaattaggtTAAATTCTGTGGTGTAGAAATTATTTCTCGACCAatgtattgctttttaaaaaaggagTTGATTTGTTTCTCCAATGCTTCGGGGATTACCCATGTTTTGCATGCATAGCCTGTACTGTACGCTTCATTTGGTGCGTGTTTTTCTTTTACTTCGTTAACAAAGAGCTTCCTGTTACATTCACCCTTCATACTTGCGATCCTATGcttcattataaaaatgatatgttatattaaaaatgatactttaagTTTGTTAGTGACTTTTTGAGATATTCTATatagaaatgaaacatttctgTAATATTGTCTGACTAGTTTAGTCACAAACAAGATGCATGAAAAATGGATGGTAACAGATTAGATTCAAAATCGTctgattcatttatttcattaagtatCTTCACATTCCAcacacaaaattcttttaaacttcatttaaaattttacaaaagaaacagaaaagattccaatttaaaattatccatgaaaatactatttttacaaatatttaaaaacacatttcacACATACTTGAAAAccgaaattgttttaaaatttgaatcttcaaaccacattattatcattttacataACGCTCAACCCTTATTACATTGACGGCAACACTGTCGTAAAATTAAACAAGTGCATAGATTTAGTGGTCTCAAAATTTCCATCTATAGTCTCATTTTTCAGGTTACCATCGAAGCCTCCCATCATTTCCACGAGGACAATTACAACAGTTGTTGTAAAACCAAAGAGAAAGAACATCAAGTTGATGTACCAAGGAAAACCCACAGCGCCGGAACTTTGTGACCTGGCAAATAGGCTGCCAGCCTCCACGTCTCCGATGTTGCTGTGAATGCGCGAAGCAACGGAATGTTTCCTCACTCCAGGGCAAGTGAAACCACAGCAACACAGGCAGATTTTGGGAAGTACCAATGCAACAATTCCTCCTCCGAATCCATAAGCAAGAAGCACTAGAAGAGAATAAAAGCTGTAGTTTTCTTCTGAAATCAAACCATACAGGATGTGGATGGTTTAAGATggtagagaaaaagaaaaaaaaaaaatatgtgctttGGGGATGGGGATGTTGCAGGATTATATAAATGGAGACTTGATCAAATCCCTAAGGTAGACGATCAATTCCCtacggtttggtttggtttggttttgtgttgttttatggcgcaaaagccatatctggccatactgcgccaagcaaaaacAATTCCCTAAGGTAGAcgatcattcaattaaaataaatatgagggGGTGATTTTCTTAAAGAAACTACGTGATATGATCAAATCTCCTAACtgttttattgaaaagattaatattgtttagatattaaaagcatttacttAGCAAACCGTACATTATTAAAAGTGGAATAGATAATGCAACAATAATTATTGAAgcacaaattatttattcaaaaccaattaacaaaataaatatgtactTAAGCTGATAGTTTTAAGAACTAAAAGGAGATTTTTAAggagattttaaacatttttagaatgaattatagCTTTCATTcccttttattaaaatgttgatttgtGGCATTTCGAATTACAAAGTACGTTAGTTTTTTTTACAGGCACATTTTTGTTGTTGTGGGggttttacattttgtttttacattGTTTACAGTAAAACTTCTTAAATCCTCGCCTtccaaataagaataattttcttgcAATCTCCCGCAAACTTAGATTAATCCGCAAATGTTGTAATAGCTATTTGAAGAGCGTTTCTATTTAATCAACCTTTTATAATTCCGAGGTACCAATttggtataaattatttatctaatgcAATCCCCTCAAAGTTATTTCCATCTAATGGGCCTCTATCTACCTTAGGAACATCAACCAAAACTATAGAATCCActgacgtatttttaaatttcttgaaagatacttattccattttttttcagatgatcTTTTCAagcattttgcaaaatttttcactttgatCTTTAAATGTTCTCTTCTTTTTGGAATAAATAGCATAGAACTTTCCATCCATATCCTTCTACTGTATTCCCACATATTGCATGCACAGGACTTTTACAAAAACGGCGAGGTAAaagggttggttggttggttcgttagggttttttggcgcaagaaccatacttgatcatgctgcgccaagcaaatggtaaaatcatataccaaactATAAAACCAGACATgataaagtataaaagaaaaagttatctacattcagattcaaaaataaatgttcaagtaCGTACAAGgttaaaatctaaatgaaacaGTAGTGCAAAGAACGCATTATAATGAAGCGTTGAGGAAGTCAAGCGTGaacaaaagttaaaagtattaaatacaggTGTAAAAgccaatggattttaaaaatttaaaaatgtttgggtggaatttctcacccaccaggtcctgcaAAGCCAATGACGATGACTTaatggtttggtttggttgtttgagttttatggcgcaaaagccatatctggccatgctgcgccaatcaaatggtaagaagcatttcaaagatatttaaagaggTTATTCCGATTAAAAAAACTAGGCAAGGTTAAAAATTCCAATCGCAAGCCGATGCATTAAAACggtatttaaaaaacatccatgaaaaaagtaaaagttcatAAATTACTGACACACGAAAAAGATTCCAAATTggacaaaacttaaataaaatgcatcaaaccaATGgtctgcagaaatttaaaaatgttagagtgaggtttctcacccagtAGTTCAAGCATGTCTATAGACACTGTATTAAAAAATCGTAACCGTTGATTATTAAAAGCAGGACAATCTATTAAAACATGACGTACACTTAAAACTGTATGGCATGTCGTGCATTTTGGACATGGTTCaccaaataaaaggtgtttatggcTGAATCGTGTATGACCAATGCGGAGCCGAACCAATTTTACATCAAGCCCACGCACTGGAATGGTAGGCCATAAGCGAATCATTGGTTGGAGAGAATGCAGCTTGTTAGAAATCTGCTGATCCCAAGATCGTTGCCACAACATGTGAACGTGCCGAGCAAAACATGTCTTTGCATCGCCATGAGGAAGCGCTCGTTCATGAAAAGTGCTTGAGGATTTTGCTGCAGCATCTGCCATTTCATTTCCAGGTATTCCGACATGGCTCGGAACCCAGCAGAATAGAATTTCGAACCCTTTATTTTCAAGGGACTGAAGAAAAACCAGGATTTCCAAAGCAACCGGATGCATCAAATAACTGAAATTGGAAAGAGATTCCAAAGCACTCTTGCTGTCAGTGTAGATGCAAAAGGTGCGTGTATAAGAAGTTGAAATCACTTCAAGGGCA is a window encoding:
- the LOC129981877 gene encoding uncharacterized protein LOC129981877, whose protein sequence is MISEWLLLAYGFGGGIVALVLPKICLCCCGFTCPGVRKHSVASRIHSNIGDVEAGSLFARSQSSGAVGFPWYINLMFFLFGFTTTVVIVLVEMMGGFDGNLKNETIDGNFETTKSMHLFNFTTVLPSM